The Spirochaetota bacterium genomic sequence CTCAGTGTTAATTCATTATTTACAAAGGGAGGATTTACTTTGGAGTTATAAAAAAAATATCATCATGAGTTTTATGCTTTACAAAGCGACATTTTTCAAGTTATTATATAATATAAAACTTTACACACAATAATTACTTAGTTAATTTCCTTAGATTTAACATCATCTGCATTTGGAGGCTTCAGTGGAAATTGAATTTAAAGATATCGGAGAACATAAACTCATCGAAGTAAACGGTGAAGTCGATTTATATAATGTAAGTGAATTCAAGAAAGCGCTTTTTAGTATAACCGATGGACGATTCCCAAGTGTTATTGTTGACATGAAGAATGTAAACTATATGGATTCATCCGGAATTGGAGCACTGGTAGCAGGTCAGAAAAAGATGAGGGCGCATAATGGCAATTTCGCTCTAATGAATATACATGATGATGTATTAAATATACTCAGGTTAGCTACCCTCGATAGATTTTTCCGAATATATGAGAGTGAAGATGACTTAATATAAATCCTAAGTTAATAATTCAATTAATATAAGAAAGTCTTCTATAAGGATTATTTCATCTTTGAATTTGATATGTTTACACTATACTTCCCTTTTTAATACAAGTATTGTCATATCATCATGTGGATTCGCACTCCCTTTAAACTCCTCAACATCACTAACAATCTTATCAACAAGATCTTTTGCATCAAGATCATGATGGTTGACTACTAGTTTCTGAAGTCTTAATCTTCCATATTCATCGCCAGCTTCATTTCTCATCTCAGTAATGCCATCGGTATATAGGACTATGATATCACCAGGCATCAATCTCACCTTTGTCTGTTGATATTCAACATCCTCCATTATACCGATTGGGACTCCTTCAAGTTTAGTAGTGGTACAAGCATCGATCGACGATCTATAGCAGAATAGAGGGCCATGTCCAGCATTTGAAAAAGCTAACTCACCGCTTGATTTATCGTATATCATAAAGAACAGAGTCGCGAATTTATCTATGGCAAATTCAGCGCTCAAAGAATCATTTATTGCACTGACCACACTGGCACATTCAACATCCTTTTTACTGATATATGATACAAAGACCGTTCTTATCATAACCATAACGAGGGAAGCGGGAATACCCTTGCCAGACACATCGCTGATAAGCGCACTCACCCTATTATCGTCAATATCAATATAATCAAAATAATCTCCACCAACACCCTTTGCCGCCCTGGTGTAGCCCTTTATCTGTATTCCATCCTTATTGTAATAATTACTAGGATTTAGCCCTTCCTGAATCTCCTTAGCAAGCTCCAACTGCTCTTCCATAATTCTTGACTCTATCTCCATCTCCTTAGCCTGCTTTAGTTTGTCTGTCATTATATTGAACTCATAAGCGAGCTTCCCCAACTCATCAGAGGTATTAATATCAATTTTATAATCCAGGTCCCCAGTCCCAATAACAGATGCTCCATCAGAGAGCTTTTTAATAGGTCTAATAGTTATACTTGCCAAGACAATTGATCCAAAAATGGATATGCCAAGAAAAACAACCGCAATCATAATGATTGTCCTTGTAATTTTTGAGATTTCATCTCGAATAAGTCTATCAGAAAAGCCAAGCCTCACAGTGCCTATTCTCGATTTAAATAAGGCGTGTAGCACAGGCATAGAGAAATCATAAATTTTACCACCAATATCCTCAGTATCGGGAAAGATTGTAATGAGTGGCTTATCCGTATTCTTATATTTATTTGCACTCTTGGTGATTTCGTCATCCAGAACAACGCCATTCTTCTCCGGATTAAAATTTTGCAGAATTCTATTATCAGTATCCAGAATGTAAACATACTTAATTGATGAAATCTTTTGAATGTTCCTTACTGCAGCAATAAGCGGAAGTTCATCCTTCTGGCTAATGGATTCAACCGCTGTATTGGTGAGGTGCTCAATCTCCCTTTCGGCAAATCTAATTATATTCCTTTTTAGAAGGGCGCTTTCCTCCCTAATGAAATATAGAATCATTATGGTGATAATAACAGATACAAGAATAATGATTGCCAACGAGAATTTAATTCTAAGTCCAATTTTAACCTTTGGGGTATGATCTTCTATTGATTTGTTCACAT encodes the following:
- a CDS encoding STAS domain-containing protein translates to MEIEFKDIGEHKLIEVNGEVDLYNVSEFKKALFSITDGRFPSVIVDMKNVNYMDSSGIGALVAGQKKMRAHNGNFALMNIHDDVLNILRLATLDRFFRIYESEDDLI
- a CDS encoding SpoIIE family protein phosphatase — encoded protein: MNGKGDNTHDKNKTSENDINKEEKDVNKSIEDHTPKVKIGLRIKFSLAIIILVSVIITIMILYFIREESALLKRNIIRFAEREIEHLTNTAVESISQKDELPLIAAVRNIQKISSIKYVYILDTDNRILQNFNPEKNGVVLDDEITKSANKYKNTDKPLITIFPDTEDIGGKIYDFSMPVLHALFKSRIGTVRLGFSDRLIRDEISKITRTIIMIAVVFLGISIFGSIVLASITIRPIKKLSDGASVIGTGDLDYKIDINTSDELGKLAYEFNIMTDKLKQAKEMEIESRIMEEQLELAKEIQEGLNPSNYYNKDGIQIKGYTRAAKGVGGDYFDYIDIDDNRVSALISDVSGKGIPASLVMVMIRTVFVSYISKKDVECASVVSAINDSLSAEFAIDKFATLFFMIYDKSSGELAFSNAGHGPLFCYRSSIDACTTTKLEGVPIGIMEDVEYQQTKVRLMPGDIIVLYTDGITEMRNEAGDEYGRLRLQKLVVNHHDLDAKDLVDKIVSDVEEFKGSANPHDDMTILVLKREV